A DNA window from Planctomycetota bacterium contains the following coding sequences:
- a CDS encoding AAA family ATPase, translating into MRAIFTGQVGVEKKPYLDAVQQHASNGGHDLAVCHVGDMMYAEAPDVPKGRILNLPITRLNTLRRAVFKEILRIADRHEHVLVNTHATFRWRHGLFSAFDYDQMQAFNPDVYLTLLDNAESVHQRLDRDHGGIDHTLKDIMVWREEELLATEILANIHKGHGHFYMISRGREKLTSETVYRLLFEPWRKKVYPSFPMTHVMDLPDTLAEIERFKEALYEHFICFDPADVDEFVLHTKGQAAKEAGEPTVTVDAAEGPTTLPTQQVLDISGDIMGQIYARDFKMVDQSDMIVSLVPELPGGGPGLSSGVERELHHAWEGGKEVYVVWMPNRPPSPFITETATKVFRGVQEAIDHFGQKGYLERPAS; encoded by the coding sequence ATGCGAGCGATTTTCACAGGGCAAGTCGGCGTTGAGAAAAAGCCCTACCTCGACGCGGTTCAACAGCACGCCTCCAACGGCGGACACGATCTGGCGGTCTGCCACGTCGGCGACATGATGTACGCCGAGGCCCCCGATGTGCCCAAGGGCCGCATTCTGAACTTGCCGATCACTCGGCTCAACACGCTGCGTCGGGCCGTCTTCAAGGAAATCCTGCGGATCGCCGATCGTCACGAGCACGTGCTGGTCAACACGCACGCCACCTTCCGCTGGCGTCACGGGCTGTTCAGTGCCTTCGACTACGACCAGATGCAGGCGTTCAACCCGGACGTCTACCTCACGCTCCTCGACAACGCCGAGAGCGTCCACCAGCGCCTCGACCGCGACCACGGCGGCATCGACCACACGCTCAAGGACATCATGGTCTGGCGCGAGGAAGAACTGCTCGCGACCGAAATCCTGGCCAACATCCACAAGGGTCACGGCCACTTCTACATGATCAGCCGAGGCCGGGAGAAGCTCACGAGCGAGACGGTCTACCGGCTGCTTTTCGAACCGTGGCGCAAGAAGGTCTACCCGTCGTTCCCGATGACGCACGTGATGGATCTGCCCGACACGCTGGCGGAGATTGAGCGGTTCAAAGAGGCGCTGTACGAGCACTTCATCTGCTTCGACCCGGCCGACGTGGACGAGTTCGTCCTCCACACCAAGGGCCAGGCCGCCAAGGAGGCCGGTGAGCCGACCGTGACGGTCGACGCGGCCGAGGGTCCGACGACACTGCCGACGCAGCAGGTGCTGGACATCTCGGGCGACATCATGGGCCAGATCTACGCCCGCGACTTCAAGATGGTCGACCAGAGCGACATGATCGTCAGCCTCGTCCCCGAACTCCCCGGCGGCGGCCCAGGCCTCTCAAGCGGCGTCGAGCGCGAGCTGCACCACGCCTGGGAAGGCGGCAAGGAGGTCTACGTCGTCTGGATGCCCAATCGCCCGCCGAGTCCGTTCATCACGGAAACGGCGACCAAGGTCTTCCGCGGCGTGCAGGAGGCGATCGATCACTTTGGCCAGAAGGGTTACCTCGAAAGGCCGGCCAGCTGA
- a CDS encoding UvrB/UvrC motif-containing protein produces MPKATSKDRQALATSPHRDLRRILADWPGTSLAARIVPGLAGRPQMQIRVESGTGLVQLDVDGPPDTREGDVTWLRRLRNEQPESLTDDQAAGLDREARLVARRYLGWFLMEEWNRVIRDTGHHLAAIDQLRRLGPTPVVADAMRWLPYAWMMRARAESARSNAEGRSDEALQILRSGIRRIKRHRASFGGGQQELAALRQAAAAVRRVVERDPKRRLDRLIQRCVASERYERAAALRDRLIRG; encoded by the coding sequence ATGCCAAAGGCCACCTCGAAGGATCGTCAAGCCCTGGCCACTTCGCCGCATCGCGACCTGCGTCGCATCCTCGCCGACTGGCCGGGAACGTCGCTCGCGGCCCGGATCGTTCCGGGCTTGGCAGGTCGGCCGCAGATGCAGATCCGCGTCGAAAGCGGCACCGGACTCGTCCAGCTCGACGTCGATGGCCCGCCCGACACGCGTGAGGGTGACGTCACGTGGCTGCGACGGCTGCGCAACGAACAACCCGAATCGCTCACGGACGATCAGGCAGCCGGACTCGATCGCGAGGCCCGGCTGGTCGCGCGGCGCTATCTCGGCTGGTTCCTGATGGAAGAGTGGAACCGCGTCATCCGCGACACCGGCCATCATCTTGCGGCGATTGACCAGCTTCGCCGGCTCGGACCGACACCTGTCGTGGCCGATGCGATGCGGTGGCTGCCGTATGCGTGGATGATGCGGGCTCGCGCCGAATCAGCTCGGTCGAACGCAGAAGGCCGATCGGACGAAGCGTTGCAGATTCTGCGTTCGGGCATTCGTCGCATCAAACGTCACCGCGCCAGCTTCGGCGGCGGGCAGCAGGAGCTTGCCGCGCTCAGGCAGGCAGCGGCAGCGGTTCGGCGTGTGGTGGAGCGCGATCCGAAGCGTCGCCTGGACCGCCTCATCCAACGCTGCGTCGCCAGCGAGCGTTACGAACGCGCGGCCGCCCTTCGCGACCGACTCATCCGCGGCTGA
- a CDS encoding glycine cleavage T C-terminal barrel domain-containing protein — MTQDAVDQAEPGPVQDPIVSPLAQDDDVDLARLHDRPIVMNFAEPQAEYSALHKACGLMARGDLGLVQVKGRDALTFLNNLLTNALVGKESKHPMPTGTGCYSFFLNLKGRVVADASVLRIDDETVWLLTSRPLAATLAEALDRYRFTEKAAFSVISDDHYVLSLLGPDCHAILESGADVAPAFRARPDDFPATSFNAVSSTKLGGQPVVAITDDSLGRPGVHLIVPITAAASIWNDLTTRFGQTLDDRQFGQRRLRPVGWGMFNAVRIEAGLPLLGVDFALAEPSKPGRAKAGDDTPEQKGGVLPAETGPLFDRAVSVVGGCYLGQEVVARMHARQVQAKNLVGLRMTEDALPGAGAPVELNDQQIGIVTSSTLSPILSMASIALATIKRPHFEVGKTVTVPAEGRRVSAEVVELPFVQA, encoded by the coding sequence ATGACCCAGGATGCTGTAGATCAAGCCGAGCCCGGGCCGGTCCAAGACCCAATCGTCTCGCCCCTGGCGCAAGACGACGACGTCGATTTGGCACGGCTGCACGATCGGCCGATCGTCATGAACTTCGCCGAACCCCAGGCCGAGTACAGCGCCCTCCACAAAGCCTGCGGCCTCATGGCCCGCGGCGACTTGGGCCTCGTCCAAGTCAAAGGCCGCGATGCCCTGACCTTCCTCAACAACCTCCTGACCAACGCCCTCGTCGGCAAGGAGTCGAAGCACCCGATGCCGACCGGCACGGGCTGCTACAGCTTCTTCCTCAACCTCAAGGGCCGGGTCGTCGCAGACGCGTCGGTCTTGCGGATCGACGACGAGACCGTTTGGCTTCTGACGAGCCGCCCGCTTGCGGCGACGCTGGCCGAGGCGCTGGATCGCTACCGCTTCACCGAAAAGGCCGCCTTCAGCGTGATCTCGGACGATCACTATGTGCTTTCGCTCCTCGGCCCAGACTGCCACGCCATCCTGGAAAGCGGCGCGGACGTCGCTCCGGCGTTTCGGGCTCGTCCGGATGACTTCCCGGCCACCAGCTTCAACGCCGTGTCGTCGACAAAGCTCGGTGGGCAGCCGGTTGTCGCCATCACCGACGACAGCCTCGGCCGGCCGGGCGTCCACCTGATCGTCCCCATCACCGCCGCCGCCTCGATCTGGAACGACCTGACGACCCGCTTTGGCCAAACGCTCGACGACCGGCAGTTCGGCCAGCGTCGCTTGCGTCCCGTCGGCTGGGGCATGTTCAACGCCGTCCGCATCGAGGCCGGTCTTCCGCTACTGGGCGTCGACTTCGCCCTGGCCGAGCCGAGCAAGCCGGGTCGAGCCAAGGCCGGTGATGACACGCCCGAGCAGAAGGGCGGCGTCCTCCCAGCAGAAACCGGCCCACTCTTCGACCGCGCCGTCAGCGTCGTCGGCGGCTGCTACCTCGGCCAGGAGGTCGTCGCCCGCATGCACGCCCGACAGGTCCAGGCCAAGAACCTCGTCGGCCTGCGCATGACCGAAGACGCATTGCCCGGTGCCGGCGCGCCCGTCGAGCTGAACGACCAGCAGATCGGCATCGTCACCAGCAGCACGCTCTCGCCGATCCTGTCGATGGCCAGCATCGCCCTGGCGACGATCAAGCGGCCGCACTTCGAGGTCGGAAAGACCGTCACCGTCCCTGCCGAAGGCCGACGCGTGTCGGCGGAGGTGGTCGAACTGCCGTTCGTGCAGGCGTAG
- a CDS encoding DUF2817 domain-containing protein, with protein MTRLLASLLFLSLAGCASESRFAMGMPDDAEQPLMPVWSVIGTSVQQRDIRAAVIGTPAATADEVVLVVGGIHGNEQAGIALAERLLDEASRGDWLGNRHLVVVPVLNPDGVASNTRRNARNVDLNRNWPSTNRIDQASNSGPAPLSEPESAALAALIEEVRPDRVLTLHQPLSCVDWDGPAESLARRMSAACGLPAKKLGGRPGSMGSYLGLDLGTPIITLELPRSADQQPPAARWTTYGPALRLFVEG; from the coding sequence ATGACTCGGCTGTTGGCTTCGCTGCTATTTCTGTCCCTTGCCGGCTGCGCGTCTGAGTCGCGATTCGCGATGGGCATGCCGGACGATGCGGAGCAACCACTGATGCCGGTTTGGTCCGTCATCGGCACAAGCGTCCAGCAGCGAGACATCCGCGCCGCCGTCATCGGCACGCCCGCCGCGACGGCGGACGAGGTCGTTCTGGTCGTCGGCGGCATCCACGGCAACGAGCAGGCCGGCATCGCGCTGGCCGAGCGACTGCTGGACGAAGCCTCCCGCGGCGACTGGCTCGGCAACCGTCACCTCGTCGTCGTCCCTGTGCTGAACCCGGACGGCGTCGCGAGCAACACGCGGCGCAACGCGCGCAACGTCGACCTCAACCGCAACTGGCCCAGCACGAATCGCATCGACCAGGCGAGCAACAGCGGCCCCGCACCTCTGAGCGAGCCCGAGTCCGCGGCCCTGGCAGCCCTCATCGAAGAGGTCCGGCCCGATCGCGTGCTGACGCTGCATCAGCCGCTCTCCTGCGTCGACTGGGACGGCCCGGCCGAGTCCCTCGCCCGCCGCATGTCCGCCGCCTGCGGCCTCCCCGCCAAAAAGCTCGGCGGCCGCCCCGGCAGCATGGGCAGCTACCTCGGCCTCGACCTCGGCACGCCAATCATCACCCTCGAACTCCCCCGCTCCGCCGACCAACAACCCCCCGCCGCCCGCTGGACCACCTACGGCCCCGCCCTCCGCCTCTTCGTCGAAGGGTGA
- a CDS encoding tetratricopeptide repeat protein encodes MTPPQESEAVAAAVARALSAKQHLLVLDDVPDLAAARQQYALADPARLLVTTRRNAATAGGFRTFPLDVLNAYDARALLRQKRGDLAGDEHDAALDAVTGYLHRHALAVALANSYLRENPDLSPAALLAELERAPIGEDEGLLGDVDPRDVDPRYRRGVAATLMLHLPTLGQPENDADRLRQRLLAAASLLDPRAIPRDLLHAAVPDVEPREARKQLNRLVDVSVLRATANDAAAVDIHGLSQQIVKARLVATKQGRQLVGRSAHNLRNHLIGVFTNNPVANATRGDILDNVSRHASALIRQNLGRHIAFEWAILCNLVGYHAQRVHHRLRDALKLFSEAERIDRVAFGDDHHLVAQDVNNAGGVLHALRDLSGALVLYRESERILRLATGVDRRNLGMAINNIGGVLRELDDLPNALVAFREAECVERAAFGNNHQNVAVCVNNIGSVLLARGDADGALKAFSEAERIDRVVFGSSHTNVAIRLGNVGRALLLLGKHEDALAAYCEAEQLFRAAFGNNHPSIAIAANNVATAWRASGHLDVAMSNFREAERIDRAAFGDSHPNVATRINNIGDIFMLQGHLDDALDCFVRSERVFSTYFGEMHSNVTTGINSIASVHAARGDHREARMSFTKALCILLRLYGPTGMNVDATAANLLAVDGNPVGVARDVAGDDAAEAVRAGMMAILPREGKAKLAALEGREP; translated from the coding sequence GTGACGCCACCGCAAGAGTCCGAGGCCGTCGCCGCCGCCGTGGCCCGGGCTCTCTCCGCCAAGCAACACCTGCTCGTCCTCGACGACGTGCCCGACCTCGCCGCCGCTCGGCAGCAGTATGCCCTCGCCGACCCGGCCCGGCTGCTCGTCACGACCCGCCGCAACGCCGCCACCGCCGGCGGCTTCCGGACCTTCCCGCTCGACGTTCTCAACGCCTATGACGCCCGCGCCCTGCTTCGCCAGAAGCGGGGCGACCTCGCTGGCGATGAGCACGACGCCGCGCTCGACGCCGTCACCGGCTACCTTCATCGCCACGCCCTCGCCGTCGCGCTTGCCAACAGCTACCTCCGGGAGAACCCCGACCTTTCCCCCGCGGCTCTGCTGGCCGAACTCGAACGTGCGCCGATCGGAGAGGACGAGGGACTGCTAGGCGATGTCGACCCGCGGGACGTCGACCCCCGCTACCGCCGCGGCGTGGCCGCGACGCTGATGCTCCACCTCCCGACCCTCGGCCAGCCCGAGAACGACGCCGACCGTCTCCGCCAGCGTCTCCTTGCCGCCGCGTCGCTGCTCGACCCGCGAGCGATCCCCCGCGACCTTCTTCACGCCGCCGTCCCCGACGTCGAGCCCCGCGAGGCCCGCAAGCAACTCAACCGCCTCGTCGACGTCTCCGTTCTCCGCGCCACGGCCAACGATGCCGCGGCCGTCGACATCCACGGCCTGTCCCAGCAGATCGTCAAGGCCCGTCTCGTCGCTACGAAGCAAGGGCGACAGCTTGTTGGGCGGAGCGCACACAACCTGCGCAACCATTTGATTGGTGTCTTCACCAATAACCCAGTTGCAAACGCTACTCGCGGTGATATTCTCGACAACGTCTCCCGGCATGCTTCAGCATTGATCCGTCAAAATCTCGGACGTCATATCGCCTTCGAATGGGCGATACTCTGCAATCTGGTCGGTTACCACGCTCAGCGTGTTCACCATCGTCTGCGAGATGCACTTAAGCTCTTCAGCGAGGCTGAGCGCATCGACCGCGTTGCTTTCGGTGATGACCACCACCTAGTTGCGCAAGACGTCAACAACGCCGGTGGCGTGCTTCACGCCCTTCGTGATCTCAGCGGAGCCTTGGTCTTGTATCGAGAGAGCGAGCGAATTCTCCGCCTCGCGACCGGCGTAGATCGGCGTAACCTAGGGATGGCGATCAACAACATCGGTGGCGTGCTGCGAGAGCTAGATGACCTCCCAAATGCCTTGGTGGCTTTCCGCGAAGCTGAGTGCGTCGAACGTGCCGCATTCGGCAACAACCACCAGAACGTCGCAGTCTGTGTCAACAATATTGGCAGCGTTCTGCTAGCACGCGGTGATGCCGATGGAGCTTTAAAAGCGTTCAGTGAAGCCGAGCGGATCGATCGCGTAGTCTTTGGAAGCAGCCACACGAACGTGGCAATTCGACTGGGCAACGTCGGCAGAGCCCTGCTGCTCCTAGGGAAGCACGAAGATGCGCTGGCTGCTTATTGCGAAGCCGAGCAGCTTTTTCGTGCAGCATTCGGCAACAACCATCCGAGCATAGCAATCGCGGCGAATAACGTCGCGACAGCTTGGCGAGCGAGCGGACATCTGGACGTCGCCATGTCAAATTTTCGCGAAGCCGAGAGAATCGATCGTGCTGCGTTTGGCGACAGTCATCCAAATGTGGCAACACGAATAAACAATATTGGCGACATATTCATGTTGCAGGGGCATCTTGACGACGCATTAGACTGTTTTGTTAGATCTGAGCGTGTTTTCAGCACATACTTCGGCGAGATGCATTCAAATGTGACTACCGGCATTAATAGTATCGCTTCCGTTCATGCGGCTCGTGGAGATCATCGCGAGGCTAGAATGAGCTTTACGAAAGCGCTCTGCATACTTTTACGCCTCTACGGTCCGACCGGTATGAACGTCGATGCAACGGCCGCTAATCTGCTCGCGGTCGACGGCAATCCTGTTGGCGTAGCTCGCGACGTAGCGGGCGACGATGCAGCAGAGGCCGTTCGGGCGGGCATGATGGCAATCCTGCCTAGAGAGGGAAAGGCAAAGCTGGCGGCGTTGGAGGGGCGGGAGCCATAG
- a CDS encoding TIGR00282 family metallophosphoesterase, whose amino-acid sequence MRILALGDIVGRPGRRAVAELLPGVIRDEKIDFVIANGENAAAGSGITPKIFQSLREAGVGCVTLGDHFHKRAEILKTLDDSSRILRPANLSARGHGRPFVVIPTSVAGREIKIGVFAVSGRLFMSSLPGGDPFESADRVIAAMPNDVKVIVCDVHAEATSEKQAMGWHLAGRTSLVFGTHTHIPTADATILNKHTAYITDVGMTGPYDSVLGRKKEAVLSWMTRQIPQHFEVATGDVRLSGVLADIDESTGRSTHVERFERRLPGTQQAYDADDRRE is encoded by the coding sequence ATGCGGATCCTCGCCCTCGGTGACATCGTCGGACGCCCAGGCCGACGTGCGGTCGCAGAACTCCTGCCGGGCGTCATCCGCGACGAGAAGATCGACTTCGTCATCGCCAACGGCGAGAACGCCGCGGCGGGAAGTGGCATCACGCCCAAGATTTTTCAATCCCTCCGCGAAGCCGGCGTCGGGTGCGTGACGCTGGGCGATCACTTCCACAAGCGGGCAGAGATCCTCAAGACGCTCGACGACTCGTCCCGCATCCTCCGGCCCGCCAACCTCAGCGCGCGTGGCCACGGCCGGCCGTTCGTCGTCATTCCGACCAGCGTCGCGGGCCGCGAGATCAAGATCGGCGTCTTCGCCGTCAGTGGCCGGCTCTTCATGAGCAGCCTGCCCGGCGGCGATCCGTTCGAGTCCGCTGACCGCGTCATCGCTGCGATGCCCAACGACGTGAAGGTCATCGTCTGCGACGTCCACGCCGAAGCGACCAGCGAAAAGCAGGCGATGGGCTGGCACCTGGCCGGACGCACATCGCTCGTCTTCGGCACGCACACGCACATTCCCACGGCCGACGCGACGATCCTCAACAAGCACACCGCCTACATCACTGACGTCGGCATGACCGGCCCGTACGACTCGGTCCTGGGCCGAAAGAAGGAAGCCGTCCTGAGCTGGATGACCCGGCAAATCCCACAGCACTTCGAAGTCGCCACCGGCGACGTCCGCCTCTCTGGCGTCCTGGCCGACATCGACGAATCTACCGGCCGATCCACCCACGTCGAGCGTTTCGAGCGACGCCTCCCCGGCACCCAACAGGCCTACGACGCCGACGACCGTCGTGAGTGA
- the efp gene encoding elongation factor P, translated as MRASDIRRGQAVIIDGTLYVVTNADHNTPGNLRAKVQFKLRDVKKGTIQDKRVGATDNIETVNLDRRTVEFLYDEGDNLVFMDTETYDQPSIPKDVLGDDALYLTPNTQMSALYHDGNMVSYELPKVVEQTVTDTPPAIKGATATNQLKDATTETGRNVKVPPFINPGDVIKFNTDDGSYIERVSK; from the coding sequence ATGCGCGCCTCCGACATCCGCCGCGGTCAGGCCGTCATCATCGACGGCACGCTTTACGTCGTTACCAACGCCGACCACAACACGCCCGGCAACCTGCGGGCCAAGGTGCAGTTCAAGCTGCGCGACGTGAAGAAGGGCACCATCCAAGACAAGCGCGTCGGCGCGACCGACAACATCGAGACCGTCAACCTTGACCGCCGCACCGTCGAGTTCCTCTACGACGAAGGCGACAACCTCGTTTTCATGGACACCGAGACCTACGACCAGCCGTCCATCCCCAAGGACGTCCTCGGCGATGATGCGCTCTACCTGACGCCCAACACGCAGATGTCGGCCCTCTACCACGACGGCAACATGGTCAGCTACGAACTGCCCAAGGTCGTCGAGCAGACCGTCACCGACACGCCCCCGGCCATCAAGGGCGCCACCGCGACCAACCAGCTCAAAGACGCCACCACCGAAACCGGCCGAAACGTCAAGGTCCCGCCCTTCATCAACCCCGGCGACGTCATCAAGTTCAACACCGACGACGGCTCCTACATCGAACGTGTGAGTAAGTAG
- a CDS encoding DUF6498-containing protein, with the protein MTVGPSEQKLPVPTGLSVGASVSLVALVVANLVPLVGVALFGWDVRQILLLYWAENVVVAFWAAMRMARVGGIGAVPLIGFFAVHFGIFTFVHGVFVGVLTSLDEMQGGFPSPVALLGEVPGLALFGLFLSHGVSFFGNFLLGGEWRTAELKEEMARPYPRMIVLHVAIVMSGMFVVVLGQPTALLMLLVVLKIGLDVVAHRRSHRKRVTSDFDTRQDQPGGDGND; encoded by the coding sequence GTGACCGTTGGCCCCAGCGAGCAGAAGCTTCCAGTGCCGACGGGGTTGTCCGTCGGGGCGTCGGTGTCGCTGGTCGCGTTGGTCGTGGCCAACCTTGTGCCGCTGGTGGGCGTGGCACTATTCGGGTGGGACGTGCGTCAGATTCTGCTGCTCTACTGGGCGGAGAACGTGGTCGTGGCGTTCTGGGCGGCGATGCGGATGGCTCGCGTCGGCGGGATCGGGGCGGTGCCGCTCATCGGGTTCTTCGCGGTGCACTTCGGCATCTTCACGTTCGTGCACGGCGTGTTCGTCGGCGTGCTGACGTCTTTGGACGAGATGCAAGGTGGGTTTCCATCGCCGGTGGCTTTGCTGGGCGAGGTGCCGGGGCTTGCCTTGTTCGGGCTGTTCCTGAGCCACGGCGTGTCGTTCTTCGGCAATTTCCTCCTCGGCGGCGAGTGGCGGACGGCGGAGCTGAAAGAGGAGATGGCCCGGCCTTATCCGCGGATGATCGTCCTGCACGTGGCGATCGTGATGTCGGGCATGTTCGTCGTCGTCTTGGGGCAGCCGACGGCACTGCTGATGCTGCTGGTCGTCCTCAAGATCGGCCTCGACGTCGTGGCCCATCGCAGGTCGCACCGCAAACGCGTCACGTCAGATTTCGACACGCGTCAGGATCAACCAGGTGGCGACGGCAACGACTAA
- a CDS encoding biotin--[acetyl-CoA-carboxylase] ligase: MQTHVKGPSRPTRSENPDRHAAVIGSLTQDLATNALPDWDVVFRRDVDSTSNLAADLVRDRLTDRKLAVVADRQLAGRGRRLRGWSSVEAGQPTGVTVTFCIRSDASPPGTMSLSAGVLVREALLSLDVDATIKWPNDLLVGDDKIGGILCEHVDSHDLVGVGINTVREADWPEGRSAIGRNRLDVLAALGRDVARWSTTPDRGWADHAASFRDGLAWVGRRVVADPDATTGTFDGVSPAGLPIIDGTCVRASSLRLTD; this comes from the coding sequence GTGCAGACGCATGTCAAAGGCCCATCCCGCCCGACAAGGTCCGAGAACCCGGACCGGCACGCCGCCGTCATCGGGTCTCTGACGCAAGACCTTGCAACAAACGCCCTGCCCGACTGGGACGTGGTCTTCCGACGCGACGTCGACAGCACCAGCAATCTCGCCGCCGATCTCGTGCGGGATCGCCTGACGGACCGCAAGTTGGCCGTCGTCGCGGATCGTCAGCTGGCTGGACGCGGCAGGCGACTTCGCGGGTGGTCCAGCGTCGAAGCCGGCCAGCCGACGGGCGTCACGGTGACATTCTGCATCCGCAGCGACGCGTCACCACCCGGGACCATGAGCCTCTCGGCCGGTGTGCTGGTTCGCGAGGCCCTGCTGTCGCTGGACGTCGACGCGACCATCAAGTGGCCCAACGACCTGCTCGTCGGCGACGACAAGATCGGCGGCATCCTCTGCGAACACGTCGACAGCCACGACCTCGTCGGCGTGGGCATCAACACCGTTCGTGAAGCCGACTGGCCCGAGGGACGCTCGGCCATCGGGCGCAATCGGCTCGACGTGCTGGCGGCGCTTGGACGCGACGTGGCTCGCTGGTCGACAACGCCCGATCGAGGCTGGGCGGACCACGCTGCGTCCTTCCGCGACGGCCTGGCGTGGGTCGGCCGGCGTGTGGTTGCCGATCCGGATGCGACCACGGGCACTTTCGACGGCGTCAGCCCGGCCGGGCTGCCGATCATCGACGGCACGTGTGTTCGCGCGTCCAGCTTGCGTTTGACGGACTGA
- a CDS encoding PDZ domain-containing protein: MLKDLTKFLFAFAAAGLAVQASAQTSDGLVKNSSALREAFASAAANTSAATVSLVGVGGEADGEQVALGLLVSDDGLLVTKASELNGLVAADLFPKDNDRGFLALDLIGTDAEFDIALLQLAAPNGLRVPFVPLGNLADAPPAAGTWLVSVEPDPDGLGPDVGGALAIGNVSVGKLREIEREGLRLGIGTRAQAIDGLPVRSVRRGGAAWQAGIRPGDLIIARDNVDIESRQQFVNELRLDRPSAVFNLTIVRDGEAAVRPVRLQRGQLGVTITDAVRGLDVNRVFALSPAQEAGVKVGDLVTTVEGTPITQIQELNAKLDNFRAGDRVKLGLIRDGLPVDVEVRLGGIRASQQARFQNFIGGSTFSRRSSDFPAVIQHDTVLPPNRMGGPVINARGDLLGINIARAGRVKTYAVPASELAEIVEKIRGEQGSD, encoded by the coding sequence ATGTTGAAGGACCTGACCAAGTTTCTCTTCGCTTTTGCCGCCGCGGGTCTGGCGGTGCAGGCGTCGGCTCAGACGTCGGACGGGCTGGTCAAGAACAGCTCCGCCCTGCGCGAGGCGTTCGCCTCGGCGGCCGCGAACACATCAGCGGCGACGGTCTCGCTCGTCGGTGTCGGCGGCGAAGCCGATGGCGAGCAAGTCGCGCTCGGCCTGCTCGTCTCGGACGACGGCCTGCTGGTCACCAAGGCCAGCGAGCTCAACGGCCTCGTTGCCGCCGACCTGTTCCCCAAGGACAACGATCGCGGCTTTCTCGCACTCGACCTCATCGGCACCGATGCCGAGTTCGATATCGCCCTGCTGCAACTGGCCGCGCCGAATGGCCTTCGCGTCCCGTTCGTCCCACTCGGCAACCTCGCCGACGCGCCGCCTGCGGCTGGGACGTGGCTCGTCAGTGTCGAGCCCGACCCGGACGGCCTCGGACCCGACGTCGGCGGAGCACTCGCGATCGGCAACGTCAGCGTCGGCAAGCTTCGCGAGATCGAACGCGAGGGCCTTCGCCTGGGCATCGGCACGCGGGCGCAGGCGATCGACGGGCTGCCAGTGCGATCGGTCCGTCGCGGTGGTGCGGCGTGGCAGGCGGGCATTCGTCCCGGCGATCTGATCATCGCACGGGACAACGTCGACATCGAAAGCCGGCAGCAGTTCGTCAACGAGCTTCGGCTCGATCGGCCCAGTGCGGTCTTCAACCTGACGATCGTCCGTGACGGCGAAGCGGCTGTCCGACCGGTGCGGCTTCAGCGTGGGCAGCTCGGCGTGACGATCACCGACGCGGTGCGCGGGCTCGACGTCAATCGCGTTTTTGCGCTCAGCCCTGCACAAGAAGCGGGCGTCAAGGTTGGCGACCTCGTGACGACCGTCGAGGGCACGCCGATCACACAGATTCAAGAGCTCAACGCCAAGCTCGACAACTTCCGGGCCGGCGATCGTGTGAAGCTTGGCCTCATTCGCGATGGACTGCCCGTCGACGTCGAAGTTCGCCTCGGCGGCATCCGCGCGTCACAGCAAGCACGCTTCCAGAACTTCATCGGCGGTTCGACGTTCAGCCGACGCAGCAGCGACTTTCCCGCCGTGATCCAGCACGACACCGTTCTTCCGCCGAATCGCATGGGCGGCCCCGTCATCAACGCCCGCGGCGATCTCCTGGGTATCAACATCGCCCGCGCCGGACGCGTGAAGACCTACGCCGTCCCCGCGTCAGAGCTTGCAGAGATCGTCGAGAAGATTCGTGGCGAGCAGGGATCGGACTGA